The following are from one region of the bacterium genome:
- a CDS encoding acyl-CoA dehydrogenase family protein, with product MDLRYSQADEAFRQDVRAWLEKEVPAHGPPPPPDDWPARRRYDTAWQRKLFDGGLAGLHWPADFGGRGLPVTQQLVYLEEYARADAPYISVNFVGLMHAGPTLIAEGTDEQRRTHLPRILRGDDVWCQGFSEPGAGSDLASLRTRAERDGDAYVVSGQKIWSTRAHVADYCELLVRTNPDGPKHKGITWLILDMKSPGLEVRPMKTLDGESHFCELFLDRVRIPVSNRVGDEDDGWRVTNVTLRFERGTAFAQHIITLRTQVRRLVELARSDLASAESGWSSDEIRGRIGRLEAQIEALWRMTQMCISEAERTGAPAQFGSAVKLRYSELSQEIASLALRLVGRPILTRKDVAGLPVSDVVREFLWSLQYTIAAGTSQIQRNLIAERILGLPRGR from the coding sequence ATGGACCTGCGCTACTCGCAAGCGGACGAAGCGTTTCGCCAGGACGTCCGCGCCTGGCTCGAGAAGGAGGTCCCCGCCCACGGTCCGCCTCCGCCGCCGGACGACTGGCCGGCGCGACGTCGCTACGACACCGCCTGGCAGCGCAAGCTCTTCGACGGCGGACTCGCCGGCCTCCACTGGCCCGCCGACTTCGGCGGCCGTGGTCTCCCGGTCACGCAGCAGCTCGTCTATCTCGAGGAGTACGCGCGCGCCGATGCGCCCTACATCAGCGTCAACTTCGTCGGTCTGATGCACGCGGGCCCGACCCTGATCGCGGAGGGCACGGACGAGCAGCGACGCACCCACCTCCCGCGGATCCTGCGCGGCGACGATGTCTGGTGCCAGGGATTCTCGGAGCCGGGCGCGGGCTCGGACCTCGCCTCCCTGCGCACCCGGGCGGAACGCGACGGCGACGCGTACGTCGTGAGCGGACAGAAGATCTGGAGCACCCGCGCGCACGTCGCCGACTACTGCGAGCTGCTCGTTCGGACCAACCCCGACGGTCCCAAACACAAGGGTATCACCTGGCTGATCCTCGACATGAAGAGTCCGGGGCTCGAGGTCCGGCCGATGAAGACCCTCGACGGGGAGAGCCACTTCTGCGAGCTCTTCCTCGATCGCGTCCGGATCCCGGTGTCCAACCGCGTGGGAGACGAAGACGACGGCTGGCGCGTGACGAACGTGACCCTCCGCTTCGAGCGGGGGACGGCCTTCGCCCAGCACATCATCACGCTGCGGACCCAGGTCCGCCGGCTCGTCGAGCTCGCACGGTCCGACCTCGCGAGCGCGGAGTCCGGCTGGAGCTCGGACGAGATCCGCGGGCGGATCGGGCGCCTCGAGGCGCAGATCGAGGCGCTCTGGCGGATGACACAGATGTGCATCTCGGAGGCCGAACGGACCGGCGCACCCGCACAGTTCGGCTCCGCGGTGAAGCTCCGATACAGCGAGCTCAGCCAGGAGATCGCGTCGCTCGCCCTGCGTCTGGTCGGCCGGCCCATCCTCACGCGCAAGGACGTCGCGGGCCTGCCCGTCTCCGACGTCGTGCGCGAGTTTCTCTGGTCGCTCCAGTACACGATCGCCGCGGGCACGTCGCAGATCCAGCGGAACCTGATCGCCGAGCGCATCCTCGGGCTCCCCCGCGGCCGATGA
- a CDS encoding fatty acid--CoA ligase family protein: MTLGAHPLAERIRAVPRIDANAPAIEYEGRWHDWGAVADAIDQVGPVVTEPGRQVGVFLRNRPSLVGALLGVVAAGGCVVTINPERGVERTRADVADLDVDVLLGLESDVEALVEAGSDTRTRIELPDLGDETIVRVERSVDPPATPRPATAVRMLTSGTTGTPKRIDLDYALFERVFQGAKHYESNKADDLRLRKGVAIINAPLVHVSGIFRTLQCVLDGRSFCLLDRFRVDAWLDAVRRHRPRTSSLVPTALRMVLAADIDSADLSSLKSIVCGTAPLDPEDADAFFERFGIPVLVSYGATEFGGGVAGWNVKDHAAYWKEKRGSVGRAHPGCELRIVSESDGRIQGADEPGLLEVKAAQLGGTDWTRTTDLARIDEDGFLWILGRADQAIIRGGFKVLPETVQAALERHPDVRGASVVGRPDSRLGAVPVAAVELRTTGAVREADLLGFLGSQLAPYEVPSEICIEPSLPRTASGKVDLQAVAALFDASAQGDAGAGTPSRTNGASA, translated from the coding sequence ATGACGCTCGGCGCCCACCCCCTCGCGGAGCGGATCCGCGCCGTGCCCCGGATCGACGCGAACGCGCCGGCGATCGAGTACGAAGGGCGCTGGCACGACTGGGGCGCCGTCGCCGACGCGATCGACCAGGTCGGCCCGGTCGTGACGGAGCCCGGCCGCCAGGTCGGCGTCTTCCTCCGCAATCGCCCGAGCCTCGTCGGCGCCCTCCTCGGCGTCGTCGCCGCCGGCGGCTGCGTCGTCACCATCAATCCCGAACGCGGCGTCGAGCGAACCCGCGCGGACGTCGCCGACCTGGACGTCGACGTCCTGCTCGGCCTCGAATCGGACGTGGAGGCGCTCGTCGAGGCCGGCTCCGACACGCGCACCCGGATCGAGCTCCCCGACCTCGGCGACGAGACGATCGTGCGTGTCGAACGATCGGTCGATCCGCCGGCCACGCCCCGCCCGGCGACCGCGGTGCGCATGCTGACGAGCGGAACGACCGGCACGCCGAAGCGGATCGATCTCGACTACGCCCTCTTCGAGCGGGTCTTCCAGGGCGCCAAACACTACGAAAGCAACAAGGCCGACGACCTGCGGCTACGCAAGGGCGTCGCGATCATCAACGCGCCTCTCGTGCACGTGAGCGGCATCTTCCGGACGCTCCAGTGCGTCCTCGACGGGCGATCGTTCTGCCTGCTCGATCGCTTCCGGGTCGACGCCTGGCTGGACGCCGTGCGCCGCCATCGGCCCCGTACGTCGAGCCTCGTCCCCACGGCGCTGCGCATGGTGCTCGCCGCCGACATCGATTCCGCCGACCTCTCGAGCCTCAAGTCGATCGTCTGCGGCACGGCGCCCCTCGACCCCGAAGATGCGGACGCCTTCTTCGAGCGCTTCGGAATCCCGGTGCTCGTCTCCTACGGCGCGACCGAATTCGGCGGCGGCGTCGCCGGCTGGAACGTGAAGGACCATGCGGCGTACTGGAAGGAGAAGCGTGGCAGCGTGGGCCGCGCCCACCCCGGCTGCGAGCTCCGGATCGTCTCCGAGAGCGACGGCCGGATCCAGGGGGCCGACGAGCCGGGCCTGCTCGAGGTGAAGGCCGCGCAGCTCGGCGGCACCGACTGGACACGCACCACGGACCTCGCGCGAATCGACGAAGACGGCTTCCTGTGGATCCTCGGCCGAGCGGATCAGGCGATCATCCGCGGGGGCTTCAAGGTCCTGCCCGAGACCGTGCAGGCTGCACTGGAGCGTCATCCCGACGTCCGCGGCGCGTCCGTCGTCGGGCGTCCCGACTCCCGCCTCGGCGCGGTTCCGGTCGCTGCGGTCGAGCTCCGCACGACGGGCGCCGTCCGCGAAGCGGACCTCCTCGGCTTCCTGGGGTCCCAGCTCGCCCCCTACGAAGTGCCGTCCGAGATCTGCATCGAGCCGAGCCTGCCGCGAACCGCCTCCGGCAAGGTCGACCTCCAAGCGGTCGCCGCTCTCTTCGACGCGTCCGCGCAAGGCGACGCCGGGGCCGGGACGCCTTCCCGAACGAACGGAGCCTCCGCCTGA
- a CDS encoding enoyl-CoA hydratase/isomerase family protein: protein MLMSQDFETILYEVSDDRVATITLDRPEVMNAFNRQMCEEMRVAWKRIKDDPEVNAVVLRAAGDRAFCAGLDVKSSYGQPDDIWNHEDPGELLSPKWQQVWKPVVCAVQGICTAGAFYFVNEADIVICSSDATFFDSHVSAGLVCALEPIGLMRKIGLGETLRIALRGNDERVVAETALRIGLVTEVVEREALWERAHQIAREIAAKPSVATQGTVRAIWESLDRPYRAAMEQGLIYTRLGNPTGMAEVAENPPARRAWERR, encoded by the coding sequence GTGCTCATGAGTCAGGATTTCGAGACGATCCTCTACGAAGTCTCCGACGATCGCGTCGCGACGATCACGCTCGACCGCCCGGAGGTCATGAACGCCTTCAACCGGCAGATGTGCGAGGAGATGCGCGTCGCCTGGAAGCGGATCAAGGACGACCCCGAGGTGAACGCCGTCGTGCTCCGGGCGGCCGGGGATCGCGCGTTCTGCGCGGGGCTCGACGTCAAGTCGAGCTACGGCCAGCCGGACGACATCTGGAACCACGAGGACCCGGGCGAGCTCTTGAGCCCCAAGTGGCAGCAGGTCTGGAAGCCGGTCGTCTGCGCGGTCCAGGGGATCTGCACCGCCGGGGCCTTCTACTTCGTGAACGAAGCCGACATCGTGATCTGCTCGAGCGATGCCACTTTCTTCGATTCGCACGTCTCGGCCGGCCTCGTCTGCGCGCTGGAGCCCATCGGCCTGATGCGCAAGATCGGGCTCGGCGAGACGCTTCGGATCGCGCTGCGCGGAAACGACGAGCGCGTGGTCGCGGAGACCGCGCTCCGCATCGGACTCGTCACCGAGGTCGTCGAGCGCGAGGCGCTCTGGGAGCGCGCCCACCAGATCGCGCGCGAGATCGCCGCGAAGCCCTCGGTCGCGACCCAGGGCACGGTTCGCGCCATCTGGGAATCCCTCGACCGGCCCTACCGGGCGGCGATGGAGCAGGGACTGATCTACACGCGTCTCGGCAATCCGACCGGGATGGCCGAGGTGGCCGAGAACCCGCCCGCGCGGCGCGCCTGGGAGCGTCGATGA
- a CDS encoding enoyl-CoA hydratase/isomerase family protein: MDYENILYEVRDRTAIITFNRPKQLNALSPHMVEELRQAYAAAEADADVWTLLITANGRAFCAGADATEIPEDGRVIYPDPYLSTYPQWEAPQEATPPFRSMTKPVVTAVNGICCGAGLDLLTTGDISIASERAEFFDPHVSIGLVSGRESVRLARVLPVGVAMRMALMGKHERMSAERAYALGLVSEVVPHDDLFDRAVEICATVNRNAPLAVRGTRLAIRKSLDVPLHEGEILAEAFRERVVRTDDAKEGPAAFVEKREPNWKCS, encoded by the coding sequence ATGGACTACGAGAACATCCTCTACGAGGTGCGGGATCGCACGGCGATCATCACCTTCAACCGCCCGAAGCAGCTGAACGCGCTGAGCCCGCACATGGTCGAGGAGCTCCGTCAGGCCTACGCCGCGGCCGAAGCCGACGCGGACGTCTGGACGCTCCTGATCACGGCCAACGGACGCGCCTTCTGCGCGGGCGCCGACGCGACGGAGATCCCGGAGGACGGACGGGTCATCTATCCTGACCCCTACCTCTCGACCTACCCGCAATGGGAGGCGCCCCAGGAGGCGACCCCGCCCTTCCGCTCGATGACGAAGCCGGTCGTGACGGCGGTGAACGGGATCTGTTGCGGGGCCGGGCTCGACCTGCTGACGACCGGCGACATCTCGATCGCCTCCGAGCGCGCGGAGTTCTTCGACCCCCACGTGAGCATCGGTCTCGTCTCCGGCCGCGAGTCCGTCCGCCTCGCGCGGGTGCTGCCGGTCGGCGTCGCGATGCGCATGGCGTTGATGGGCAAGCACGAGCGCATGAGCGCCGAGCGCGCCTACGCGCTCGGACTCGTCTCCGAGGTCGTGCCGCACGACGACCTCTTCGACCGCGCGGTCGAGATCTGCGCGACGGTCAACCGGAACGCGCCCCTCGCCGTTCGCGGCACGCGACTCGCGATCCGCAAGAGCCTCGACGTGCCGCTCCACGAGGGCGAGATCCTCGCCGAAGCGTTCCGCGAGCGCGTCGTGCGCACCGACGACGCCAAGGAGGGACCGGCCGCGTTCGTCGAGAAGCGCGAGCCGAACTGGAAGTGCTCATGA
- a CDS encoding enoyl-CoA hydratase-related protein: protein MSAEPVRVARDEGILRLVLDRPERKNSLTPDAVRTLVEALEEAATDDAVRVVSIESSGPDFCTGADVVAANAGSEKRERPPVGSLQRRTALQAHRLIDMITTIQRPVVCTVRGWAAGLGCQLALAADFTIAADDAVFWEPFVPRGFTPDSGASWLLPRLIGVARARSLLMLGEKIDGARAAEWGMILRSVPADALEREAEALLRRLAESATVAVGLTKRSIHGALDRTLVEAMADEAFALELSSRTEDFREGLASFRERREPDFKGR from the coding sequence TTGAGCGCGGAACCCGTTCGCGTCGCCCGCGACGAAGGGATCCTGCGTCTCGTCCTCGACCGCCCCGAGCGGAAGAACTCCCTCACGCCCGACGCCGTCCGGACTCTCGTCGAAGCGCTCGAGGAAGCGGCCACCGACGACGCCGTCCGTGTGGTCTCGATCGAGTCGAGCGGACCGGACTTCTGCACCGGCGCGGACGTGGTCGCCGCCAACGCGGGGTCCGAGAAGCGCGAACGGCCGCCCGTCGGCAGCCTCCAGCGCCGCACCGCGCTGCAGGCCCACCGCCTGATCGACATGATCACGACGATCCAGCGCCCGGTCGTCTGCACCGTCCGCGGCTGGGCCGCGGGACTTGGCTGCCAGCTCGCCCTCGCCGCCGACTTCACGATCGCGGCGGACGACGCGGTCTTCTGGGAGCCCTTCGTTCCGCGCGGCTTCACGCCCGACAGCGGCGCGTCCTGGTTGCTCCCCCGCCTGATCGGCGTCGCCCGCGCCAGGTCCCTGCTGATGCTCGGAGAGAAGATCGACGGAGCCCGCGCCGCCGAGTGGGGCATGATCCTCCGAAGCGTTCCCGCCGACGCCCTCGAGCGCGAAGCCGAAGCGCTCCTCCGTCGACTCGCCGAGAGCGCCACCGTCGCGGTCGGACTCACGAAGAGGTCGATCCACGGCGCCCTCGACCGCACCCTCGTCGAAGCGATGGCGGACGAAGCCTTCGCGCTCGAGCTCTCCTCCCGAACCGAAGATTTCCGGGAGGGCCTCGCGTCCTTCCGCGAGCGTCGAGAACCCGATTTCAAGGGCCGCTGA
- a CDS encoding acyl-CoA/acyl-ACP dehydrogenase, translated as MDFHLDEDQSALQETVSQFCESRWPIDGLAERPHDAFDRNAWNEFVDLGLPGLLADPSHGGLGLGCVEASIAFEQLGRHLVPGPLLWSVLAGLVDPDVASGASIATGVDARGAGPWSVEHVHASDVVLVLRDDAVVRVAREVIDVDVADEPLDPLTPTALLAALPDGEIVAGADDALRLARTGTMLAASLQLGVAQSALDVAVAYSLEREQFGVPIGSFQALKHIMADMYVRIGLARSAAYAAAAVLDDPSVGHLDRSLAGAKLLAGEAAVENGKAAVQILGGMGFTWEMAPHFFLKRAIALDHDFGSPKRHALAISESLAGEAS; from the coding sequence ATGGACTTCCATCTCGACGAGGACCAGAGCGCGCTCCAGGAGACCGTGTCCCAGTTCTGCGAGAGTCGATGGCCGATCGACGGACTCGCCGAACGCCCGCACGACGCCTTCGATCGGAACGCCTGGAACGAATTCGTCGACCTCGGACTCCCCGGCCTGCTCGCCGACCCGTCCCACGGCGGCCTCGGGCTCGGCTGCGTCGAGGCCAGCATCGCCTTCGAACAGCTCGGTCGGCACCTCGTCCCGGGCCCCCTGCTCTGGTCGGTCCTCGCGGGTCTCGTCGATCCGGACGTGGCCAGCGGGGCGTCCATCGCCACCGGGGTCGATGCACGCGGAGCCGGTCCCTGGAGCGTCGAACACGTGCATGCGTCGGACGTCGTGCTCGTGCTGCGCGACGACGCGGTCGTGCGGGTCGCACGCGAAGTGATCGACGTGGACGTGGCCGACGAGCCCCTCGATCCGCTGACGCCCACCGCCCTGCTGGCGGCGCTGCCCGACGGCGAGATCGTCGCAGGCGCGGACGACGCCCTTCGACTCGCGCGGACCGGCACCATGCTGGCGGCCTCCCTGCAGCTCGGAGTCGCCCAGTCGGCGCTCGACGTCGCCGTCGCGTACTCGCTCGAGCGCGAGCAGTTCGGCGTGCCGATCGGCTCCTTCCAGGCGCTCAAACACATCATGGCGGACATGTACGTCCGCATCGGACTCGCGCGGAGCGCGGCCTACGCCGCCGCGGCGGTGCTCGACGATCCCTCGGTGGGTCATCTCGACCGCAGCCTCGCCGGCGCGAAGCTGCTGGCGGGCGAGGCGGCCGTCGAGAACGGCAAGGCGGCCGTGCAGATCCTGGGCGGCATGGGGTTCACCTGGGAGATGGCACCTCACTTCTTCCTGAAACGCGCGATCGCGCTCGATCACGACTTCGGAAGCCCGAAGCGACACGCGCTCGCGATCAGCGAGAGCCTCGCAGGGGAAGCCTCTTGA
- a CDS encoding enoyl-CoA hydratase/isomerase family protein, producing the protein MSDPRVLLDKDEATHVARLTLNQPEKKNCYDPPMRRAIAEAMRDVAEDDDMKVLLLRGAEGIFCTGADMRNAYTWYESKGDDRRPSQRRKIAVDRESFSFYHDYIGFPKATVAQVESYALGGGFELALASDVSVASPETKIGMPGARFLGPAIGNLHLFFHRLGPVLAKRLLLTGEVMHVADLPKPDVFSDVVPADRVAERAEELAHLIARMPADGLVIAKEAFRLVEQTQAYQGEESASVLFHAFATNLRFEKDEFNFVRERSRSDATSTFMQRDAHFSGDES; encoded by the coding sequence ATGTCCGACCCTCGCGTGCTTCTCGACAAGGACGAGGCGACGCACGTCGCCCGTCTGACGCTGAACCAACCCGAGAAGAAGAACTGCTACGACCCTCCGATGCGGCGCGCGATCGCGGAAGCGATGCGCGACGTGGCCGAGGACGACGACATGAAGGTGCTGCTCCTGCGCGGAGCCGAAGGCATCTTCTGTACCGGCGCGGACATGCGCAACGCGTACACCTGGTACGAGAGCAAGGGAGACGACCGGCGACCGAGCCAACGTCGCAAGATCGCCGTCGACCGCGAGAGCTTCTCCTTCTACCACGACTACATCGGCTTCCCGAAGGCGACCGTCGCGCAGGTCGAGAGCTACGCGCTCGGCGGCGGCTTCGAGCTCGCCCTCGCCTCCGACGTCTCGGTCGCGAGTCCGGAGACGAAGATCGGCATGCCGGGCGCGCGCTTCCTCGGTCCCGCCATCGGCAATCTCCATCTCTTCTTCCATCGCCTGGGTCCCGTCCTCGCCAAGCGTCTCCTGCTCACGGGCGAGGTCATGCACGTCGCCGACCTTCCGAAGCCCGACGTCTTCTCCGACGTCGTCCCCGCGGATCGCGTCGCCGAGCGAGCCGAGGAGCTCGCTCACTTGATCGCGCGCATGCCAGCGGATGGACTCGTGATCGCGAAGGAGGCCTTCCGGCTCGTCGAGCAGACCCAGGCCTACCAGGGCGAGGAGTCCGCCAGCGTGCTCTTCCACGCCTTCGCGACGAATCTCCGATTCGAGAAGGACGAGTTCAATTTCGTCCGCGAGCGCAGCCGCTCCGACGCGACCTCGACCTTCATGCAGCGAGACGCCCACTTCTCGGGCGACGAGAGCTGA
- a CDS encoding amidohydrolase family protein, whose translation MANRAIDCLINVNLGDQKPPDWMVRVKEDYFKGGDSFFKSPELDELLDEMDEHGIERAIMTSKLGVEDDRAMRYAEKAPDRLSLAVGGLDLLRPMPSLRALEDVVRNHPVSTVAVGPSFWGDGNYPASDAVYYPLYTKCCELDLPLCMNTGIPGPPLPAEAQNPIHLDRVCQRFPELKLCMIHGAEPWWDLAIRFMGKYKNLRLMTSAWSPKYLPESLLHFMRTRGRNRIIYASDYPVLGWERTLGEAEKLDLPDDVRENWLRGNARSFFFGEDED comes from the coding sequence TTGGCCAATCGCGCGATCGACTGTCTGATCAACGTCAACCTGGGCGACCAGAAACCGCCCGATTGGATGGTCCGGGTAAAAGAGGACTATTTCAAGGGCGGCGACTCCTTCTTCAAGAGTCCCGAGCTCGACGAGCTGCTCGACGAGATGGACGAGCACGGCATCGAGCGCGCGATCATGACATCGAAGCTCGGCGTCGAGGACGATCGTGCGATGCGTTATGCGGAGAAGGCGCCGGATCGCCTGTCGCTCGCGGTCGGAGGCCTCGACCTCCTTCGGCCGATGCCTTCCCTCCGCGCGCTCGAGGACGTGGTCCGGAACCACCCGGTCTCGACCGTCGCGGTCGGACCCAGCTTCTGGGGCGATGGCAATTATCCGGCGAGCGACGCGGTCTACTACCCCCTCTATACGAAGTGCTGCGAGCTGGACCTGCCGCTCTGCATGAACACGGGTATCCCCGGGCCACCGCTTCCGGCGGAGGCGCAGAATCCGATCCACCTCGACCGGGTCTGCCAGCGCTTCCCGGAGCTGAAGCTGTGCATGATCCATGGGGCCGAGCCCTGGTGGGATCTCGCGATCCGCTTCATGGGCAAGTACAAGAACCTTCGCCTGATGACCTCGGCGTGGTCGCCGAAGTACCTGCCGGAGTCGCTGCTCCACTTCATGCGGACCCGCGGACGGAATCGGATCATCTACGCGTCCGACTACCCCGTGCTCGGCTGGGAGCGGACGCTCGGCGAAGCCGAGAAGCTCGATCTGCCCGACGACGTTCGGGAGAACTGGTTGCGCGGCAACGCGCGTTCGTTCTTCTTCGGAGAGGACGAAGACTGA
- a CDS encoding acyl-CoA dehydrogenase family protein — MSDSVVSPDLDETVRGWLDENWDPGLSVEDWWQKVGRAGWAAPHFSPEEGGRGMPRNADARVRSIFAEHGALRPPGGLGLLMAAPTILRHGTEDQIDRHVTPILEGRTNWCQLFSEPGAGSDLAGLSTRAERDGDRWIITGQKVWSSMAHESDYGMLLARTDPDQPKHGGISWFAFALDQPGVTVRPLREMTGEIMFNEVFFDGAICEDRDLIGGMNNGWAVTQSTLFFERTGIGAGGGHAGFPKPGPKGGALGRLAGDAAGDEPEDRYRIVAFPHLIELARRTGRHEDPIVRDKLARLWSFIQTGAWNARRAKAEARHGGGGAIGSISKIAQTRIVKLSVEIAMDLIGAEGLVAEGEEARFVDAFLFAPASSIYGGTDEIQRNICAERILGLPREERADKGLTFAESTRRQQSMRGARA, encoded by the coding sequence ATGTCGGATTCGGTGGTTTCGCCGGACCTGGACGAGACCGTTCGCGGCTGGCTCGACGAGAACTGGGACCCGGGTCTCAGCGTCGAGGACTGGTGGCAGAAGGTGGGCCGCGCGGGCTGGGCCGCGCCGCACTTCAGCCCGGAGGAGGGCGGGCGCGGAATGCCGCGCAACGCCGACGCACGGGTCCGCTCGATCTTCGCCGAACACGGCGCGCTCCGACCGCCCGGCGGCCTCGGCTTGCTCATGGCGGCGCCGACGATCCTGCGGCACGGGACGGAAGACCAGATCGATCGTCACGTCACGCCGATCCTCGAAGGGCGGACGAACTGGTGCCAGCTCTTCAGCGAGCCCGGCGCCGGCTCCGATCTCGCCGGCCTCTCGACGCGCGCCGAGCGGGACGGGGATCGCTGGATCATCACGGGGCAGAAGGTCTGGAGCAGCATGGCCCACGAGTCCGACTACGGGATGCTCCTCGCTCGGACCGACCCGGATCAGCCGAAGCACGGCGGGATCTCGTGGTTCGCCTTCGCCCTCGACCAGCCCGGGGTGACCGTGCGGCCGCTGCGAGAAATGACGGGCGAGATCATGTTCAACGAGGTCTTCTTCGACGGCGCGATCTGCGAGGACCGGGACCTGATCGGCGGCATGAACAACGGCTGGGCGGTGACCCAGTCGACGCTCTTCTTCGAGCGGACCGGGATCGGTGCGGGCGGCGGGCACGCCGGCTTCCCCAAGCCCGGACCGAAGGGCGGGGCGCTCGGTCGGCTTGCGGGGGATGCGGCCGGGGACGAGCCGGAGGATCGCTACCGGATCGTGGCCTTCCCGCACCTGATCGAGCTCGCGCGACGAACGGGGCGGCACGAGGACCCGATCGTGCGGGACAAGCTCGCGCGACTCTGGAGCTTCATCCAGACCGGCGCCTGGAACGCCCGGCGCGCCAAGGCCGAGGCGCGGCACGGCGGGGGCGGGGCGATCGGCAGCATCAGCAAGATCGCGCAGACGCGGATCGTGAAGCTGTCGGTCGAGATCGCGATGGACCTGATCGGAGCGGAGGGCCTCGTCGCCGAGGGTGAGGAGGCGCGCTTCGTGGATGCGTTCCTGTTCGCCCCGGCCAGCTCGATCTACGGCGGGACCGACGAGATCCAGCGCAACATCTGCGCGGAGCGGATCCTGGGACTGCCGAGGGAGGAGCGCGCGGACAAGGGGCTCACCTTCGCGGAATCGACGCGGCGACAACAGAGCATGCGGGGGGCACGGGCATGA
- a CDS encoding acyl-CoA/acyl-ACP dehydrogenase, protein MSAVFEFSDEQREFRDMVRRFLETHSTETSVREWMDDDGGYDPAVWKDMAGQLGLQGLIVPEAHGGQGFGPVELAIVLEEMGHFLFGSPFLASAVLAVNALVEAGDEKAASDVLPAIASGEQIATLALCEAEGSWDPTSVTLSAKGGNGAFRLSGEKRYVLSGHVADVVLVAGRSEAGVSLFLVRGDAPGLERSPVPALDMTRKLATLRFDDVEATLVGEEGGAAASLSRALDRTTIALAAEQVGATQRCLDMAVEYAKDRFQFGRPIGAFQAIKHKCADMLLELESARSAAYYASFAAADAASGDDLEEITALTKGYCSEAFLQVAAENIQIHGGIGFTWEHAAHLYYRRAKSTDLLFGDAAHQRGRLAGRIGL, encoded by the coding sequence ATGAGCGCCGTCTTCGAGTTCAGCGACGAGCAGCGCGAGTTCCGCGACATGGTCCGGCGCTTCCTGGAAACCCACTCGACCGAGACGTCGGTCCGCGAATGGATGGACGACGACGGCGGGTACGACCCCGCCGTCTGGAAGGACATGGCGGGGCAGCTCGGGCTGCAGGGCCTGATCGTCCCCGAGGCGCACGGAGGCCAGGGCTTCGGCCCCGTCGAGCTCGCGATCGTGCTCGAGGAGATGGGGCACTTCCTGTTCGGCTCGCCCTTCCTGGCGAGCGCCGTGCTGGCGGTGAATGCGCTGGTCGAGGCCGGCGACGAGAAGGCCGCTTCGGACGTCCTGCCCGCCATCGCGTCGGGTGAACAGATCGCGACTCTCGCGCTCTGTGAAGCCGAGGGAAGCTGGGACCCGACGTCCGTCACCCTCTCGGCGAAGGGCGGGAACGGCGCGTTCCGGCTGTCCGGCGAGAAGCGCTACGTGCTCTCCGGCCACGTCGCCGACGTCGTCCTGGTCGCGGGGCGTTCGGAGGCCGGCGTGAGTCTCTTCCTCGTGCGAGGGGACGCCCCGGGCCTCGAGCGAAGTCCGGTCCCGGCGCTCGACATGACGCGCAAGCTGGCCACGCTTCGCTTCGACGACGTCGAGGCGACGCTGGTCGGCGAGGAGGGCGGCGCGGCGGCGAGCCTCTCTCGCGCGCTCGATCGGACGACGATCGCGCTAGCGGCGGAGCAGGTCGGGGCGACCCAGCGCTGCCTCGACATGGCGGTCGAGTATGCGAAGGACCGCTTCCAGTTCGGTCGCCCCATCGGCGCGTTCCAGGCGATCAAGCACAAGTGTGCCGACATGCTGCTCGAGCTCGAGTCGGCCCGATCGGCCGCCTACTACGCGAGCTTCGCTGCGGCCGATGCCGCCTCCGGCGACGACCTCGAGGAGATCACGGCGCTCACGAAGGGCTACTGCTCGGAGGCGTTCCTGCAGGTCGCGGCGGAGAACATCCAGATCCACGGCGGGATCGGGTTCACCTGGGAGCACGCGGCCCACCTCTACTACCGCCGGGCGAAGTCGACGGACCTCCTCTTCGGCGACGCCGCGCACCAGCGCGGGCGATTGGCCGGGCGGATCGGCCTCTGA